tccagtctaccgctGATGGCCACCTAGGTTCATTCCATggctttgctactgtgaatagtgctgtgatggacATGCGagagcatgtgtctttttggcagaacaattattttcctttgggtaaatgccCAGTAAAGGAATTGCTGGGTGGaaaggtagttctgttttaaattgtttcagatatctccaaactgttttctgcattaatttttccatgaactaatttacactctggCCAATAGTGCACAAGCATTCCCTttgctctgcagcctcaccagcatcttctATTTTGTGGACATTTTACTAATAGCCactctgcagccaagctctttcaAGGCCAATGTGGGGAAAAGCCACAAACATCCCTTTCCCAACGAGAATTCTTGCCTGCCCACtggtagaatttttattttcatctgtcttttgttgtttgtttttcaaagaaaaaccaAAGGTAAAGTGGTAAGATCTTCCACACCTGAGCATGTTTGTAGCCACCAGAGTCGGCTGGGAAGGGGCCCCTCACGCATGCACTGATCTTGTCATGTGGAATTTGAGAGATCAAGAAGCCCCATAGCAACCTACCATACAACTGCCCATCAGTGCTCATCCTTTCACAGGATTAGCTCAATTCTGACTCTGCAGACACTGGCAGCCACAGGTGAGAAACCTAGTGTATCTGTGGGCTTCCCTCATCAGGCAGGGCCACAGTGGGCTGCCTGTCCTAGGCAGAGTCACAGCAACATTCTCTTAAACTGATTTTAAGCATAAATCCACTTCACCAATAATCATCTGAGGGCACagtccctgcctccttcctcggGGATTTTAAAACACACATCTCTCTGACCAAACAGGTAGATGGGATCTGACTTTAAAGAGGGGAAAATTGGGATGAATTGGGGTATCAGGAATGAATCCCAAGTGTTTTTCTGTGGGGACAGGCATCCACATCCCGAAACATACTTGGAGATGGAGAAAAAtgcaggagagaagagaaaaaaaagggtgACAAAGTGGCTGAAAGTCTTTGAAAGCTTCTCTCGTGGTTCTTTCTGGCTCTGGTTGCTTTGCCAAGGTCTTGAGTGCAGGCAGGGCCGGCTCTGGCTGGGAGCTGCTGCTCTTGGACATGGAAGATTCACTTCACCTCCAGAAAGCTCATttgatcatctgtaaaatgatcatttgatcatctgtaaaatgggcaatcCCATAGGTGGTTGTgatgatgaaatgaaaaaaaaaattcttaacttaTATGAGTTACATGCTGTACAGTAAGTTACATGGTAtatagtaagcacacagaaatAATTCACTGTTATCATAACTGAAGGACAGTGGTTTGGTGTGCTAAGCACTAAATACAAGCCAGAAAGGCGTCTTAGAGAAGTAGACAAAGAAATCTGTAGCTCAGAAAGAACAGTACCAAGAATGACATGTCCTCCAAATTGAGCTTGGGCAGGTAGATCTGAACCTATCCTACACATCTGAGTCTACAGTATGAGGTAACAGCCTCCACCTATAGCTATCTTCTCTGTCTGTAAGGTCATTCCTTTTTGAAGAAAGCTGACCTCAGACTATACTGTGATCATTTAAAGAAGAGCACAAAATACTGGAGAAGGCTAGTCTTCAAGCTCTAGATACAGAAAATCCTCATATTCTTGGGTGTtccctttcagacagagaatcaGAGCCACAAGCACTGATCCAAAAACCCCCTTTCCCAAAAAAGTTTTCCATCTCCTACCAAGGTTCACATCCCTGTTGAGTGCACACTAGTGTCTACAGTTGCTAGAGCAAAAGTCTCTCCATATCCTCTAAGGCAGAAGTTCTGTGAAGACCCCATGACAAAGGGACAAAATCAAACAACATGTTTAGGGACAACACAGGAAAAACCGATATTATCAAAGCTCCAAAACCTGGCTACCTCAGGCTTGGCCAGTTATTCGTGAGCAGAGAGGTGTGTCATCTACATGGCAGTCATGGCCTGGATGGGTCTGGAACTGTGGCAAGGTAAGGCTCTGAGACAAGGCGCCAGGAGAAAGATGAATTCAATCATCCATTTCTGCCAGGAAGAAAAGCACCAGGAAGGAATCAGATGTACAGTTTGTCCTCTGGGGACCTCTGCCCTGATCCTCAATAAATCTCCTTTTAGACGCCACCTGCAGCAATTCCCACATTTCACATGCTCTCCATGGCTTCCATTGGCCTTATGGTCAGCTCTGCCAAGATCTGTATTCTTGGGCAAGACAGAATCCTTCTGAATCTCAGTCTCTTCctctataaatggaaataattttgctCTGCACAAATCACAATTAGCATGTTTGTGGGAAGTTAAACTGTGAAACTCAGCATCAATGAAAAGCAATGTACCACTGTTGCTTATGAAAACTCTTGTAAAGTTGTCAGGCACCACGCACCATCTAAGTACAGCAGTGTTAGGTATAAGGCCATCAGTGATTAGAGGGGGTACAGGGTGGAGAGGGGTCTCTGAGCAGTGGATCTCCTGGCTCTGGGGAAGCTGGCTGGGTGGCCATACCAGGAGCTGAACCTGAAGGTACTCTGTGTGTCCTCTCAACTCCACGGGCCCCACTGTGGCATTTTTTCCAATTCCCTCTGGTTTCCATTTGCTTCCTCCCTCTAGCCCCCTGGCCATGTCCAATTTCAACACCAAGTTTCTGAGCTTCTCTCATTTTGTTCACTGTCTCCAGAACATCCCTGCTTCTTGTACCTTTCAAAGGATTCAAACTTGAACTCTGCTCACTCCTGTCTATCACCAACCTGAGCTCAGAGTTGCTGAGAAGGGAAAGCACCCTCATAAGGAAGCTCCTCGTTTCATTATATCATTAGACTTGAGCGCAGACAGCATCTCCATCTCCACACTGCTCTGGCCAGGTTGTGCCTCAGTCAATTACACAACTGTGTCTTAGTAGCCTTGGTAGGGCCCAAATCAGGATATTCTCTGGGAAGATTCACTTTGTACTGAGCCAAGCATAATCTCACtgcatcaaaaatagaaaatgatcaTCTGATCATTCTGGTTCAGACTGTCAACCCTGAGCAGGTGGGTCAGTTTGCATCACCTGAGTGCAGGTTGCAAGGACAACCATGAGGCTGCATAAAAAGAACCTATGACAGGATGCACATGAGACAGACAAATGTCTTCACATTGAAGAAGGGGAGGAGTGCGCCATTGGTTTTCCATCCTCCAGATGCACTGAGAAAGCTCCTACAGAAACTGTGCCCCCTCCTTCTTTGAAACACTTCCCATCCTTAAGCCTTGGTAGGAAGGAGAGAAATCTGGAAGCCCAGAATCTTATGGAATGCTGAGTCTCCCTTCTCCTTACCCCTTAGTGTTGGAATTCTCATTCCCCAAAATCTTGCATTTGACCTTCCTGCACACTGACTGGAGAGAAGCATCTTCATATTCACAGGAATGAGCCTTAGATAAGACTTTGTTCCTCTCATGTGGGCCCCAGGACACTGAAATACAAGCTTTTTACCAATGCTTGCCCTTCCTTAAGTACATTAAATACATTCCCAATAGGTGGAAAGATTCGTAAACAGCTAGGCCATTCTCCCTCCTTCTAACCCTCATCTCCAGGGCCTAAGAAAGCCCAGCTCTGTTATCTGGGGCTTGACTTTCCCTGTCTTCCCCATCCCAGTATCCTTGCAGGAAACAGCCGGTCTCCCTCTCTGCTCTCAGAAGGCAAGTATCCTTATCACCTGTGAATCACAAACCCAGAGAGTGGCCAAACATAGCCAGGCTGTTGCAAGACCCTGGGAAGAGGAAAGCTGCAGGTTTGTTTGTGCTGGGAGGAGTGGTGACCCTCACCTCACAGTCACCTCCTCTCTGGATCCTCGTGAGGTATAAAGATGAGTCCTCCACCACTAGTCAGGCACACTCTACCATTATGAATCCACTTCTGATCCTTACCTTTGTGGCAGCTACTCGTGAGTATCATGCCCTGCCTCAGGCCCCAACCACCCCACTGTTCCTGGCCGACAAATGTCCTTCCATTCTTACCACCTCTCCTCTTTTGACTGTGCTCTGATATTCCGTTTCCTCCATCTGGCATCTCTCCTTCCCATCCTCCTTGGGCTCTTTTTAAGCCTCACCTGTTCACCTTCTCCTTGACTTCACTCCCACCACTGTCATTCATCCATATCCGAGTTGTGGTTGGAGAAGCTGGGAAGGGGGCCAGGTGGGGCTGTCCCACGAAATGAAGCAGCAGGCTTCAGGCTTGGCTCCGACAGCAACAGAATAGCACCACTATAGCTGCTCCTAACCTCGAATGCACCTGGGGAGGTTGAAAAATTACTCATGCCAGAGACTCAGCTCTAGAAATTCTAACTTCAATTGTCTGGGGTAGAGCTTGTGTTCTGGGCTTttaagcttcccaggtgatttttaatatttccagCCCTGCAGCCAAGGTTAAGAATTGCTGTTCTATTGGCCAATAACAAAGTCTACCTTTGTTCTGCCAAAGTGAGCCTGAGGGCTGCCCTCAACTCTGCCCTGACTGCACAGATCTGAGCTATGGGGGAAGGTGGTCATGGCCAGGTCTATGCAGACAGGGGGTTTTCCTAGCTTGGCAAAAGCGTCCTGACAATCCAGGGCCCAAATAGCCAGGGGAAGTACACAGGTgatgaataaaagagagaagcacTCAGTGGGAGAGACAACCACATCCCAACTCCTATCCCACTGGAAGCATTGTGAGGACATTCCTTGCTACTTCAGCCTGGTGACCCCAGGAGAGGTCTGAGCCCCCACAGGGTACCTAGCTATGTGCCCTGGAGACACAGAGACTTGGGAGCCACATCCAGTGATGATCACCAGAGGTGGCAGAGCTCCCTCCCTTGCCTAGACTCACTGTGCTTGTTAAGGATTTCTAATTAGCAGGAAGAAACCGCAGGCTGGGAGCGCCACCCCTAACATGCTATTGACTTGCCTTCTCCCTTCCCATCTCCACTCCAGTTGCTGCCCcctttgatgatgatgacaagATCGTTGGGGGCTACACCTGTACGAAGAATTCTCTTCCCTACCAGGTGTCCCTGAATTCTGGCTACCACTTCTGCGGTGGCTCCCTCATCAACGAACAGTGGGTGGTGTCAGCAGGTCACTGCTACAAGTCGTAAGTGTGGGGCCCCTGACTGCAAACCTCCCGGCCAGTCTGCCTGGGAGAGCTTGGCTTCAGCCCAGGGAACTATTGAGGTTGGGTAAGATGGATGGGAGAGGTGGTGGAGAAGAAAACTTGTTGGCAGCAGCGGACTCTCCAGAGCAGAGAGTGAACACAAGACAGGAAGCTCTCACACCCACGCAAATCCATGAAACAGCAAGGGTTGTGGTCATAAAAGCAGGCAGGGATGATCTTGGGGTGGTGAGAGCTAGTGAGAAGAGCAGGCTAGTACTTTTGCTGGTTAGCTACACATTAAAGCCACCtaagaaagactttttaaaaatacagatgtctTTGTCCTATCCCAGGGCAATTAAGTCAAAATTTTCAGGAAGAGGGTATGAATGTCAGTGAGAATTTTACACTCTACCTCTGGTAACTGTAGAGTGTATAGACAGAGCTGAGAACTGCTGCCTACACCAAGAACTCTCAAACCTGAATATGCATCAGAACACCCTGCAGGCTTGTTAAGGCACAAATcactgggtcccatccccaaggtTCTGATCAGTAGGTGGGGGTAAGGACCAAGAATTCACATTTCGAACAAGTTCCCAGGAGATGCTAATGCTATGGCTACCCTTGGATTAGATTACACAGAAGGGTGGTTCTCACCAGgccaagaagggagggaggaacaggCACTGTGCACAGTTAGCAAAGGCCTGGGGTGAAGAATGCTGGGAAAACTTCAAGGAGCTCCTTGTGCCCACAGTGCTAGTGACTGTGGAGATTGTGGGAAAGAGTCTGGGAAGGCAGGTTGAGGAGCAGCCTCTGGTGGGATCCCTTTGACTCTTCCCCACTGCACTACCACCAACCTCTGAAGCAGATAGGTCCTGGGTCTCACATCTGCACTGACCCACATCCTTCTGCTGCCCATGCGATATGGCCACACACCCCAACCCATGCCTCCAGAGATGTCCATGAGCAGGGAGCTTGAGGAACCTGGGGAAGGTGGGATAGGTGCCCTGGCTGTGGGAGAAGGTCTTCACCACGTCTGCCCTGCCCATCAGCCGCATCCAGGTGAGACTGGGAGAGCACAACATCGAAGTCCTGGAGGGGAATGAGCAGTTCATCAATGCAGCCAAGATCATCCGCCACCCCCAATACGACAAGAAGACTCTGAACAATGACATCATGTTAATCAAGCTCTCCTCACCTGCAGTCATCAACGCCCGCGTGTCCACCGTCTCTCTGCCCACCGCCCCTCCAGCCACTGGCACGAAGTGCCTCATCTCTGGCTGGGGCAACACTGCGAGCTCTGGCGGTGAGTGTGACCCTGTGTCCTTCTACTTCCCTCCATCCTCACAATTACCAGGACAAACCATGCCCCTTAACTTAAATCCTCTCGCCTCCAGGCTTAAGACACATTTCGAGTGCCCATTACACACagactctgcactgggcaccagagAGATGCAAAGTCTCAAGGACTTGGCTCCTAAAATCAAGTGACAGGACAAATGGAGAACTTGCTGTGATCACGTCTTGGGAGGGGTTCAACAATGATCATTCTGGGAACGAAAAGCCAGAGTCCCTTGCCAGGACTTATGTTCTGGAGTCCTCTCCAGGGGCTGTGTTCCTCTTCAGTGTTCCATCCAAGATTATTGTCTCCTTCTCTGGCCTGACCCACATTTCTACTTTCTTTGATCTCTTCCTGATCCTCACAGCCGACTACCCAGACGAGCTGCAGTGCCTGGACGCTCCTGTGCTGAGCCAGGCTAAGTGTGAAGCCTCCTACCCTGGAGAGATTACCAGCAACATGTTCTGTGTGGGCTTCCTTGAGGGAGGCAAGGATTCCTGTCAGGTGATTTCACCAACCCTTCCCATGCTGAGGCTCCCACTGATACCCAGGCCCCACCAGGGAAAAAGATTTGAACTCAAAAGGTGGTGGGGTTGAGGAGGCTCCCTGCAGTGCCCACATGGAGAAGTGAGGAAGACTCCCTTGGGCTACATCCTGTCTGCTTAGGAAGAACAGAGAATGGGCCACAATGAGAAGGACATGGAGCCACAGAGCTGGCTGGAAAGGGGTCTTTTAAGGTTCAGAGTAAATGTAGCTATATTCCTCCTCCATCTCTCCATACAACTTGTCCCTTCTTCATGCCAGGGTGACTCTGGTGGCCCTGTGGTCTGCAATGGACAGCTCCAAGGAGTTGTCTCCTGGGGTGATGGCTGTGCCCAGAAGAACAAGCCTGGAGTCTACACCAAGGTCTACAACTATGTGAACTGGATTCAGAACACCATTGCTGCCAACAGCTAAAGCCCCCAGTATCTCTTCAGTCTCTATACCAATAAAGTGACCCTGTTCTCACTGTCTGTGTCTGTGCCTGCTCCCTCTCACTCCTTCACACTGGAAAGCATCCTCCAATTTCAGGTTAGACACGACTGCCCCTTTAAAGGTAAGCATAGGCACCAGCTCCCAAAATGTGTTCCATGGTACACTAGATTAGCACATACAAAGAGATGGAATCCAAAAATAAGAAGAAGCTGGGGAGAAAGGGGGCACTGTTTTCTAGAGATACCTGTTTCAGAAAGGTGGTctttggggtgggggggtgggtattgatttttatttgggCTTCTCACAGTAGTTAGAGCTACTCTGCCTTCAGAACAATTACAGCACAGAAAATGTGTCAGCATCTTCGAGGTGGCCCAAAAAACCTGACCAGCTGAATCTTCTTgctaaaatacaataataatgacaaaTCCTGTTGGTGATGACGTGCCTCTCCCAGGAATGTGTCGGCACCAAACCCTCGACCAAGCCCTCCGTTCTCATTCACCTGGAAAATCAGATGCAAATAAATCTCCCTGGCCCCCTAACTCTTCCCTCAGTTCCCTAGTTCCACCTCTGTGAGCAGGCTACAGAGATGTTCCGCCTACCATAGCAGGAGCCAGACTGTGACTTGGGAATCAAGCCCAGATCTACAAGCTGGGCTTGATTTTCATCTTCTTTGCCTTTGGGGTAGGATGCCACAGTGAATCCCACAGCTAACACCAGCTCCTCACTCTGACCAGGGAAAGAAACTACAGAGGGTCAGGATTCATCCATTTGATCAATTAACTGAGGAAGAAttcattttcatataacttgctTGACTTTGAGACACTTCAAGTGAGTTATTTGGGATTCTTTAAAAGAGGTGGAAGGAAAGATCTGAGGACTGTGACACCACCAGCCACTCTGACCACAGGTTGGCTGGCTTGCACCCACTGGATGCAGTAGAGGGAGGCAGGCCCTGTGGCACCTCTGGCACCTGCCAAAGCCTCCTCCTGGCCATTCTGAGAGGGCCCATGTTGGAGCTGTAGCTCATCCAAGCTTGGCACCGAAGATCCAAGCAAGCTTCTCTTTGAAATTCCACCTTCACCTCTGTCCTAAGTGGTTGTGGACACCCCTGGGAGCTGGCACTAAGGGCCAGGAGCAGCCAAGGGAGACAGACAAGTTCAGAGCACATTTCCAGTTACAGGGAACAGAGCACAGGCCTCCAAGTGTCCACAGAGCAGCGTGCAAATTGCAGGGATGAGTAGAGTAAAACCTCTACATGGAGCACAGCATTCCTGGCAAACACAGGGGACTGCAGTCCACATGCTGTGGAATACACCCAAGTATGCATCAGACACTTGTTTGGTAAACAGTAAATGTGTAAGATCAATTACCTTGAGAGGGCCATCTGGGCTCCAGACGTGTGACTTGTGTGAGGAGACGGCTACCACTCACTATCTCCAGAGGAAAATAGGGCTCAGGGCTCGCACACAATGGACAGATACACACAGGTCACCCAGAACATCAATACATACAAACATCACTTTGTTCAacatggattttgtttttatggaGTCCAAACACAGACCCTAGTTCACCTTACAGCCTTGGGTTTGTCTGCCTTTGGAGATATATATCcagtagatagatagacagacaagACAGatacattttttccctttcttactATAATGTCAATGCCTCTTCTGAATATCATCGTCATTCAAGAGTCAAGGGAAGAACCAAACGCTTCATATaaacagggctgggctgggcagggagCGTTAGTTTCCACTGTTTTCTGTCTCCATTCAGATCATCCCTATCAAAGCCCAGCTGGTCACCTCAAGCCAAGACACAGACATAAGGATCCCAATGGCCTTCCAGATGGCTGCTTCCACCTCCTACCTGGGCCACTAAGACTCTTTACACAGGAAAGTAAGTCACCCCACTGAGAAGGGTTGCCAGAAGAAACAGGGCATGAAAATCACAGATAACCATGGGAATTCTTCCAAGTGGTCAGTATAAAATATACCAACACTACCATcagcaaaaacacaaaacaagcaaaaacatgCTTATTCAAAATCCTAGACAAAATACTGTGCGGGAGCCAGGCCACGGGGTTGCCTTTTCACAGGCCACACAGCTTTCCCAGTCCATGTACTCACGTGGAACCGTGAGATGTGAAAGTCTGCAGGGCGTGTGCCCAGGATCCAGGCTGGTACTGTTCACCTATGGGTCCAGACCAAAGGGCAATAAGGCAGAAAGCTGATATCTGTCCACCGCCACGGCTTAGGGCCTCCTTCTCACAGAGGCTCCTAAgagcccccacctcagccttcactCAAAACATCTCCTTCTGGCTGAACtacagccaggctggagtgccgtggcatgatctctgctcactatagtctccgcctcccaggttcaagtgattcagcctcccaagtacctgggattacaggcactcgccaccatgcccagctgattttgtttgtttgtttgtttgtttgtatttttagtagagacagggtttcaccatgttagccaggctcattttgaactcctgacctcaagtgatccaaggtactgggattacaggcatgagccaccacttctggcccaggacccattttttaaaaaaaatttcaacttttattttagactcagggcatacgtgtgcaggtttgttacatgggtatattgcgtgatgctgaggtttggggcacAAATGTTCTTAACACTCAGGCAGTGAGAATAgtgcccaataggtagtttttcagccctttccaccctccttctctcttccctctagCAGTtacagtgtctactgttcccatctttatatccatgtgtaccaaatgctcagctcccacttatacagAAGAACGTGATATTTGGTTTTACAtacctgtgttaatttgcttagaattatggtctccatctccagccacgttgctgcaaagacatgatttcatttttttcatggctgcatagtattccatggtgtatatgtaccacatttcctttatccaatctACAGTTGATGGccacctagattgattccatggctttgttattgtgaatagtgctgtgacgGACATGCAagagcatgtgtctttttggcagaccgattattttcctttgggtatatgcccagtaaagGAATTGCTGGGTGGaaaggtagttctgtttttaattatttcagaaatctccaaactgctttctgcatTAATTTTTCCATAAACTAATCGACAGTCaggccaacagtgtataagcattccctttcctctgcagccTCGACagcatcttctattttttttttttttttgacgttttaataatagccactctgcagccaagctctttcaAGGCCAATGTGGGGTAGAGCCAAAAACATCCCTTTTCCAGAAGAGAATTCTTGCCTGCCCACTGGTAGAATTCTTGTTTTCAtctgtcttttatttgtttttcaaagaaaaactggcctgtaatcccagcactatacgcggccgaggcaggcggatcacgaagtcaggagatagagaccatcctggataacacagtgaaatcccgtctctactaaaaacataaaaaattagctgggtgtggtggcaggtgcctgtagtcccagctactcgggaggctgaggcaggagaatggcatgaacctgggaggcaaagcttgcggtgacctgagatcatgctactgcactccagcctgggcaacagagccagactctgtctcaaaaaaaaaaagaaagaaaagaaaagaaaaaaaagaaaaaccaaaggtAAAGTGGTAAGATCTTACACACCTGAACCAGTTTGTAGCCACCAGAGCCTGCTGGGAAGGGGCCCCTCAAGCATGCATTGATCTTGTCACCTGCAATTTGAGAGATCAAGAAGCCCCATAGCAACCTACCATACAACTGCCCATCAGTGCCGATCCTTTCAAGGGATTATCTCAATTCTGACTCTGCAGACACTGGCAGCCAGAGGTGACAAACCCTGTGTATCTGTGGGCTTTCCTCGTCACCCAGGGCCACAATCGGCTGCCTGCCctaggcagagacacagcaacaTTCTCTTAAACTGAAATTAAGCATAAATCCACTTCACCAATAATCATCTGAGGGCTCAGTCCCTGTCTCCTTCCTTGGggattttaaaacacacatttcTCTGACCAAACAGGTAGGTGAGATCTGACTTTAAAGGGGGGAAAATCGGGTTGAATTGAGGTATCAGGAATGAATCACAAGTGTTTTTGTG
This genomic interval from Gorilla gorilla gorilla isolate KB3781 chromosome 6, NHGRI_mGorGor1-v2.1_pri, whole genome shotgun sequence contains the following:
- the LOC101147134 gene encoding serine protease 1, which translates into the protein MAWMGLELWQVAAPFDDDDKIVGGYTCTKNSLPYQVSLNSGYHFCGGSLINEQWVVSAGHCYKSRIQVRLGEHNIEVLEGNEQFINAAKIIRHPQYDKKTLNNDIMLIKLSSPAVINARVSTVSLPTAPPATGTKCLISGWGNTASSGADYPDELQCLDAPVLSQAKCEASYPGEITSNMFCVGFLEGGKDSCQGDSGGPVVCNGQLQGVVSWGDGCAQKNKPGVYTKVYNYVNWIQNTIAANS